Sequence from the Natronomonas marina genome:
GACGGTGCAGGACGGCTCCGGCCGGGTCCGGATCAACTCCGAGCCCGTCGAGCTGTTCGACCCCGAGCAGGCGCGGCTGAAGATGCTCGAACCGTTCCGCGTCGCCGACGAGGAGCTTCGAGACGACGTCGACGTCGACGTCACCGTCTCCGGCGGCGGCTTCGCGGGTCAGGCCGACGCGGTCCGGACGGCCATCGCCCGCGGCCTCGTCGAGCACACCAACGACGCGGAACTGCGGGACGCGTTCATGTCCTTCGACCGCTCGCTGCTGGTCAACGACGTCCGGCAGTCCGAACCGAAGAAGTGGGGCGGCCCCGGTGCGCGGGCCCGCTACCAGAAGTCCTACCGGTGAGGTGAGAAGGCATGATGGTACCGGTCCGGTGTTTCACATGCGGTAACGTCGTCGGCGAACACTGGGAGGAGTTCAAGGCCCGCGCCCGCGAGGGCGAGGAGGACCCCGCCGAGGTGCTGGACGAGCTCGGCGTCGAGCGCGCCTGCTGTCGGCGCATGCTCGTCTCCCACAAGGACCTCGTCGACATCGTCTCCCCCTACCAATGAGAGGTACGAACCGATACGAGAAGGCGCGCATCCTCGGGGCGCGAGCCCTGCAGGTGTCCTACGGAGCGC
This genomic interval carries:
- a CDS encoding 30S ribosomal protein S9, whose translation is MVTNTSGKKKTAIARATVQDGSGRVRINSEPVELFDPEQARLKMLEPFRVADEELRDDVDVDVTVSGGGFAGQADAVRTAIARGLVEHTNDAELRDAFMSFDRSLLVNDVRQSEPKKWGGPGARARYQKSYR
- a CDS encoding DNA-directed RNA polymerase subunit N, giving the protein MMVPVRCFTCGNVVGEHWEEFKARAREGEEDPAEVLDELGVERACCRRMLVSHKDLVDIVSPYQ